The Drechmeria coniospora strain ARSEF 6962 chromosome 02, whole genome shotgun sequence genome has a segment encoding these proteins:
- a CDS encoding helicase-like protein, with protein MESSSPREIIAQHVHRRQPHDVSGLPSAQRWCLAPEVPLAAELMANDPPALPRVDQERAMPKMEYLEAQYRLHRYEATEPLRKAIQQFRRDQFTAKQNNAFTYTQVCRTTDPGRQRYADPVKVKIHGYIIRNSRAACRVSFSTENDDSEMLGTAPERLLPGTLVALTPRADGFRTKCLVATVAACSDSGSAVDLTWAVDTDAVMDPTTIFVMLEPKHGYFEANRHIMLGLQHAAFSASRLDKYIYEPFSGHKDALILRETPCNRASIPPSAESLDPSQRDAFNLATSKELTIVQGPPGTGKTFTSLVAIESFVETLKHCEHGKCEGTPAPPVIIAAQTNHALDKLLDRCMKCGIGSIVRLGGGSTSSTIIERSLFNLRRKCGSRDGSAEWGTQKRLRRSLRDVITEGFPAGLLEAKDMLQMGFISHDQYRSLVEGDWETAEPMEGPVAIWLDHYHQQRQRESPDASAASAFTSGGERDFTPIEISRPVAALLTFQHANDVNDIWLHRAKRLLAMNSDLYQIKPIYRGNVYCYLYKKMFDAVTIQVQRIVRELDASCRNLTAARWETSVRAIRDDGVRILGCTTTGLAKYRGLIAALQPRIMLVEEAAEAREGNIAAALYPTLDQLVLVGDHQQLVPQVQVHELCVEPHRLNVSLFERLVNLKIPYCALRVQRRMVPTLRRVVQTFYPNLEDHESVTRPALRPPVPGMGDCRLWWFQNRWTQSRGADGYSYANPREAEMIVSFVRYLVQNGVRPQQVTVLAYYSAQVELIKRRMTRNAYLMVRAKAVRDETLADFEWAVRTIDGFQGEENDVILLSLVRGPDTLGGRAKPGFVADENRAVVATSRARCGFYIFGNVENVLQGSRRSRETWGKVFRAFEGHTGESLPVTCQAHGKVTKISQPRDWDDVSTGGCLARCRVKCANGHPCLLTCHPRQTDDDVGKRDYPKNAAPYGQACQCAQGCGVWDDQAQSIGLDGSFSAPQQPDGCGSQDNAMVTSDMILEQGAHNYFESLARGNQSDESDSESFEELLISLTRNKK; from the exons ATGGAGTCATCATCTCCTCGCGAAATCATTGCCCAGCATGTGCACAGACGGCAACCTCACGACGTCAGCGGACTGCCGAGTGCCCAACGTTGGTGCCTCGCCCCGGAGGTCCCCCTGGCTGCTGAGTTGATGGCAAATGACCCGCCGGCCTTGCCAAGGGTTGATCAAGAAAGGGCGATGCCCAAGATGGAATATCTGGAGGCGCAGTATCGTCTTCACAGATACGAAGCCACGGAACCGCTGCGGAAAGCCATCCAGCAGTTTCGTCGCGACCAGTTCACGGCGAAACAAAACAATGCGTTTACATATACTCAGGTGTGTCGCACCACCGATCCGGGCCGCCAAAGGTATGCTGACCCGGTCAAGGTCAAGATACATGGATACATTATCAGAAACTCGAGAGCCGCGTGCCGCGTCTCCTTTTCCACGGAAAACGACGACTCGGAGATGCTGGGGACGGCTCCCGAACGACTGCTCCCTGGAACTCTTGTTGCTCTGACACCTCGTGCAGATGGATTTCGCACAAAGTGCCTCGTCGCGACGGTGGCTGCATGCTCCGACAGCGGTtcggccgtcgacttgaCCTGGGCCGTCGACACCGACGCGGTGATGGACCCGACAACCATTTTCGTCATGCTGGAACCCAAGCACGGATACTTTGAAGCGAACCGTCACATCATGCTTGGCCTGCAGCACGCTGCGTTTTCCGC ATCACGTCTCGACAAGTACATTTACGAACCGTTTTCGGGGCACAAGGATGCTCTGATTTTGCGAGAAACCCCCTGCAACCGAGCATCGATCCCACCGTCGGCGGAAAGCTTGGATCCGTCACAGCGCGACGCATTCAACCTCGCCACCTCCAAGGAGCTCACCATCGTGCAAGGTCCACCAGGTACCGGAAAGACCTTCACCTCGCTGGTCGCCATCGAGAGCTTTGTGGAAACTCTCAAACACTGCGAACATGGCAAGTGTGAGGGGACACCGGCACCGCCCGTCATCATCGCGGCCCAGACGAACCATGCCCTCGACAAGCTACTCGACCGCTGCATGAAATGCGGCATAGGCAGCATTGTCCGCCTTGGAGGTGGATCTACCAGCAGCACCATCATCGAAAGATCGCTCTTCAACCTTCGTCGGAAGTGTGGGAGTCGTGATGGAAGTGCAGAGTGGGGGACGCAGAAACGACTTCGCCGTTCCCTCAGAGATGTCATCACCGAAGGGTTTCCCGCAGGCTTGTTGGAGGCCAAAGACATGCTTCAAATGGGCTTCATTAGCCATGACCAGTACCGATCGCTTGTCGAAGGCGACTGGGAGACGGCGGAGCCGATGGAAGGACCTGTCGCCATCTGGCTTGACCATTATCAtcagcaacggcagcggGAGAGCCCCGATGCATCCGCGGCCTCTGCGTTCACGTCGGGAGGCGAGAGGGACTTTACGCCGATTGAAATATCGAGACCCGTGGCTGCTCTTTTGACCTTTCAGCATGCAAACGATGTCAACGATATCTGGCTACACCGGGCAAAGCGGCTCTTGGCAATGAATTCTGACCTGTATCAAATCAAACCAATCTACAGAGGCAACGTCTACTGCTACCTTTACAAAAAGATGTTCGACGCAGTCACGATCCAAGTGCAGCGCATCGtgcgcgagctcgacgcgaGCTGCAGGAACCTGACGGCGGCCCGATGGGAAACGAGCGTCCGGGCGATtcgcgacgatggcgtccgAATCCTTGGATGCACCACGACGGGTCTTGCCAAGTACCGCGGTCTGATTGCGGCTCTCCAACCTCGGATCATGCTCGTCGAAGAGGCGGCAGAAGCGCGCGAGGGCAACATCGCTGCCGCCTTGTACCCGACCCTTGACCAGCTTGTTCTCGTCGGAGACCACCAGCAGCTCGTGCCTCAGGTTCAGGTCCACGAGCTCTGCGTCGAACCTCACCGGCTCAACGTGTCCCTGTTCGAGAGGCTTGTCAACCTCAAAATCCCGTACTGCGCGCTCCGCGTGCAGAGGCGCATGGTTCCCACGCTTCGTCGAGTCGTGCAAACATTCTACCCCAACCTCGAAGACCATGAAAGCGTCACAAGGCCGGCGCTTCGACCTCCAGTCCCGGGCATGGGCGACTGCCGCTTGTGGTGGTTCCAGAATCGGTGGACGCAAAGtcgaggcgccgacggtTACTCCTACGCAAACCCCAGAGAGGCGGAAATGATCGTCTCGTTCGTCAGATATCTCGTCCAGAACGGAGTGAGGCCGCAGCAAGTGACGGTCTTGGCCTATTACTCGGCCCAGGTTGAACTGATCAAGCGCAGGATGACGCGCAATGCCTACCTCATGGTTCGGGCCAAGGCCGTCCGGGACGAGACCTTGGCGGACTTTGAGTGGGCGGTACGAACCATTGACGGATTCCAAGGCGAGGAAAACGACGTCATCCTGCTGTCCCTGGTTCGCGGGCCAGACACGCTCGGCGGCAGGGCCAAGCCGGGATTCGTTGCGGACGAGAACCGAGCGGTCGTTGCGACGAGCCGCGCGAGATGCGGATTCTACATCTTTGGCAACGTGGAAAACGTTCTCCAGGGCAGCAGAAGAAGCAGGGAGACCTGGGGTAAAGTTTTTCGAGCATTCGAGGGACATACGGGCGAAAGCCTCCCGGTAACCTGCCAGGCCCACGGCAAAGTTACCAAAATATCGCAGCCAAGAGACTGGGATGACGTTTCGACTGGTGGATGCCTCGCCAGGTGCAGGGTAAAGTGCGCAAATGGCCACCCTTGCCTGCTGACCTGCCATCCCCGGCaaaccgacgacgacgtgggcAAGAGGGATTATCCCAAGAACGCAGCACCATACGGCCAAGCGTGCCAGTGCGCCCAAGGCTGCGGCGTCTGGGACGACCAAGCGCAATCGATCGGCCTCGATGGCAGCTTCTCTGCACCTCAGCAGCCGGACGGGTGCGGTAGCCAGGACAATGCGATGGTAACGAGTGACATGATTCTCGAGCAGGGAGCCCACAACTACTTTGAAAGCTTAGCCAGAGGAAACCAAAGCGACGAATCCGACTCGGAGTCGTTCGAGGAACTGCTCATTTCGCTGACGCGGAACAAGAAATAG
- a CDS encoding dimethylaniline monooxygenase: MPRTSVRPLLPRIPYPSLSFDSPPILPRVLSTPSPIMKVAIIGGGPAGLVTLKYLKEAHKSLACEPVEARLFEYHERVGGTFAARTYEDAELVSSRQLTMFSDFRVDGPEDFIAAEKYVKYMHDYCTRFDLWPHIKLRTRVVAVNRRAGADGKGHVITYKAQDSQTRHEWECDAVAVCSGLHVDPCIPHIPGIENVPMTIHSSQFKTRKQFGEDKTVMVVGIGETGSDMAHLAVTSPTRRVLVCHRDGFHSGPQRNPGPALFPILRGLKDEEHFKDPGIPIDVSRANIFDTAYVHPILRNSMLLWNYYDWYINSILWLSGGSTAGMDQWCGEISRERHHPSKIFFNKSTKIIPYLSQPYRPSQPGKDLWLFALRSAIVQRPFVDTKGRHVDLAPWPEEIDSDGYVRFRNNGRPEYERMKNEKIKPDIVVFATGYSQSFPFLNTTDGGKAGGERRYPIASEADVREVWKRDDPTVGFIGFLRPSFGAIPPLAEMQAQLWIVNLLAPSKIPRPLLAEDEPHYRLLPPKGWRITYGVDHESYVYQLAKDLDSAPGLWDVFGLMARRFTRPVACWKLFILWAFGANLTTKFRLQGPWQWDGAQDLFVSEEFWQTITRRPIFWGHFAVSILPMSIFGPLSLLCWIYATIVGAGSWLLSPILGSSHDGTEPERKDVKMEVKSNGTKLTRCMSSQ, encoded by the exons ATGCCTCGAACCTCCGTCAGGCCGCTGCTCCCACGCATCCCCTATCCTAGCCTCTCCTTCGACTCGCCCCCTATTCTACCTCGTGTCCTTAGCACGCCATCTCCCATCATGAAGGTTGCCATCATCGGAGGAGGccccgccggcctcgtgACGCTCAAGTACCTCAAGGAAGCCCACAAGTCGCTGGCATGTGAGCCCGTCGAGGCTCGCCTGTTCGAGTATCATGAGCGTGTCGGCGGCACCTTTGCGGCCCGGACgtacgaggatgccgag CTCGTCTCGTCCCGACAGCTCACCATGTTCTCCGATTTCCGCGTCGACGGGCCCGAGGACTTCATCGCGGCGGAAAAGTAcgtcaagtacatgcacgacTACTGCACGCGTTTCGACCTTTGGCCGCACATCAAGCTGCGCAcgcgcgtcgtcgccgtcaaccgacgcgccggcgccgacggcaaaggccatGTCATCACCTACAAGGCCCAGGACAGCCAGACGCGCCACGAGTGGGAgtgcgacgccgtcgccgtctgctCCGGCTTGCACGTCGACCCCTGCATCCCGCACATCCCGGGCATCGAGAACGTGCCCATGACGATCCACTCGTCCCAGTTCAAGACGAGGAAGCAGTTCGGCGAGGACAAGACCGTCatggtcgtcggcatcggcgagacGGGATCCGACATGGCCCACCTGGCCGTCACGTCCCCGACTCGGAGGGTGCTGGTGTGCCACCGCGACGGATTCCACTCCGGGCCCCAG AGGAATCCCGGGCCGGCCTTGTTTCCCATCCTTCGCGGATTGAAGGACGAGGAACACTTCAAGGACCCGGGCATCCCCATCGACGTCAGCCGAGCCAACATCTTCGACACGGCCTACGTTCACCCCATCCTCCGGAACTCGATGCTGCTGTGGAACTATTACGACTGGTACATCAACTCCATCCTCTGGCTGTCTGGAGGCAGCACGGCCGGCATGGACCAGTGGTGTGGCGAGATCAGTCGCGAGCGCCATCACCCTTCGAAGA TCTTCTTCAACAAGTCGACCAAGATAATCCCCTACCTCAGCCAGCCGTACCGTCCCTCTCAGCCTGGCAAGGATCTGTGGCTCTTTGCTCTGCGATCCGCCATCGTCCAACGCCCTTTTGTCGACACCAAGGGCAGGCACGTCGACCTGGCCCCCTGGCCCGAGGAGATCGACAGCGACGGTTACGTGCGCTTCCGCAACAACGGACGCCCCGAGTACGAGCGCATGAAGAATGAGAAGATCAAGCCGGACATTGTCGTCTTCGCCACGGGATACAGCCAGAGCTTCCCCTTCCTCAACACCACCGACGGTGGCAAGGCCGGAGGGGAAAGGAGGTACCCGATCGCGAGCGAGGCAGACGTGCGCGAGGTGTGGAAGCGGGATGACCCGACCGTCGGCTTCATCGGCTTCCTCCGACCATCCTTCGGCGCCATCCCGCCCCTCGCCGAGATGCAGGCCCAGCTCTGGATCGTCAACCTCCTCGCGCCCAGCAAGATTCCGCGCCCCcttctcgccgaggacgagccgcACTACCGGCTGCTGCCTCCCAAGGGCTGGCGCATCACCTACGGTGTCGACCACGAGAGCTACGTCTACCAGCTCGCCAAGGACCTGGACTCGGCGCCGGGACTGTGGGACGTCTTCGGACTCATGGCCCGCCGATTCACCCGGCCCGTGGCCTGCTGGAAGCTGTTCATCCTGTGGGCGTTTGGAGCCAACCTGACGACCAAGTTCCGCCTTCAGGGTCCATGGCAGTGGGACGGCGCGCAAGACCTCTTTGTATCCGAGGAGTTTTGGCAGACAATCACCCGAAGACCCATTTTCTGGG GCCACTTTGCCGTTTCCATCCTTCCCATGTCCATCTTCGGTCCCCTAAGCCTGCTGTGCTGGATCTATGCCACCATCGTGGGCGCCGGCTCGTGGCTTCTGAGTCCGATTCTGGGATCCTCTCACGATGGAACCGAACCAGAGAGAAAGGACGTCAAAATGGAGGTCAAGAGTAATGGAACAAAGCTCACACGATGCATGTCATCGCAGTAG